A section of the Babylonia areolata isolate BAREFJ2019XMU chromosome 1, ASM4173473v1, whole genome shotgun sequence genome encodes:
- the LOC143284732 gene encoding bifunctional methylenetetrahydrofolate dehydrogenase/cyclohydrolase, mitochondrial-like has protein sequence MNSTLWLRQLSAFGVRLTKRLQPTVINASCTGRPLHVHPQLTTARVIDGKAIAKQIKDEVKVEVAQIKEAGGRSPQLTVILVGSDPASVVYVRNKIKACVETFGKNAVVCGRSKNVGLPIAVFLHGDGDRGSLSGDATTTICHRYTPAEQLAVFTKTADIIVTAAGVPNLLTADMVKEGVAVIDVGINRIDDPDKPGKTKLVGDVDFAGVAEKASVITPVPGGVGPCTVAMLMKNTLLAYKMAANLPH, from the exons ATGAATTCCACTCTTTGGTTACGACAGTTAAGTGCATTTGGTGTACGCCTTACAAAGCGTCTGCAACCGACCGTCATCAATGCTTCTTGTACCGGGAGACCGCTTCACGTTCATCCACA ACTGACTACAGCCAGAGTGATAGATGGAAAAGCCATTGCCAAGCAGATCAAAGATGAGGTGAAAGTGGAGGTGGCACAGATTAAAGAGGCAGGTGGTAGATCTCCTCAGCTGACTGTGATCCTGGTTGGCAGTGACCCTGCAAGTGTGGTGTATGTCAGGAATAAGATCAAGGCTT GTGTGGAAACCTTTGGCAAAaatgctgtggtgtgtggacGTTCCAAGAATGTGGGATTACCCATCGCCGTTTTCCTTCATGGGGACGGTGACCGTGGTAGCCTTTCAG GTGACGCCACCACCACAATCTGCCACCGATACACACCTGCTGAGCAGCTGGCCGTCTTCACCAAGACGGCAGACATCATCGTCACAGCAGCAGGTGTGCCCAATCTGCTCACCGCCGATATGGTGAAAGAAGGGGTGGCTGTCATCGATGTTGGCATCAACCGCATTGATGATCCTGATAAACCAGGCAAAACCAAATTGGTTGGGGATGTGGATTTTGCAG GAGTGGCTGAGAAAGCCAGTGTCATCACACCAGTACCAGGGGGCGTGGGGCCCTGCACCGTGGCCATGCTAATGAAGAACACTCTTCTGGCTTACAAGATGGCAGCCAACCTACCTCACTAA